CGGCCCTCGACACCTGGGTGCGCAAGGGGAAGAAGCCCACGCAGAAGTCGGTCGCGGCGGCGTGCGGCGCCTTCGACGAGAGGTACGGCACGGGCTGCCTGTACGACCCCGAGTTCCGCCCGGCGCCGTACGCCTCGCGCGTCGAGCCGCGGCCGGGCGGGCTGGACTGGCCGGCCATGACGTCCCGTCAGGAGCGGGCCTGGAGCGGCATCGCGGGCGTCGGTATCGCTCCCTGAGCGGAGGTGACGGGCCGGCCCGGTGAAGGCGACCGGGCCGGGCCGGGCGGGTTCCGGCCGCTATCGTCCCGGTATGGGATCCGTACGGGCCGTCCTCATCGACATCGACGGAGTCCTCACCGTCTCGTGGCAGCCGCTGCCCGGCACGGTCGAGGCGTTGCGGGAGATCCGCGGGGCGGGGCTCGGCGTCGCGCTGGTCACCAACACGACCTCGCGGACCCGGGCGTCGATCGCACGCACATTGGCGGACGCCGGGTTCCCGGTGTCCGCCGGCGACATTCTGACGGCGCCCGCCGTCACCGCCGCTCATCTCGCCGAGCACTACCCGGGTGCGCGGTGTGTGCTCCTGAACAGCGGCGACATCGCGGAGGACCTCGCCGGGGTCACCCTCGTCGACGAGGACCGGGGCGACGGTGAGCCGCCCGACGTCGTGGTCGTCGGCGGTGCCGGGCCCGAGTTCGGGTACGCGGCGCTCGACCGGGCCTTCGGGCATCTCCAGCGCGGGGCGCGCCTGGTGGCCATGCACCGGAACCTGTACTGGCGTACGGACCAGGGGCTGCGGCTGGACACC
The DNA window shown above is from Streptomyces chartreusis and carries:
- a CDS encoding HAD-IIA family hydrolase, producing MGSVRAVLIDIDGVLTVSWQPLPGTVEALREIRGAGLGVALVTNTTSRTRASIARTLADAGFPVSAGDILTAPAVTAAHLAEHYPGARCVLLNSGDIAEDLAGVTLVDEDRGDGEPPDVVVVGGAGPEFGYAALDRAFGHLQRGARLVAMHRNLYWRTDQGLRLDTGAFLAGLEKAARVEAEITGKPSPAFFEAALAHVGAGADEAVMVGDDIESDVLAAQRAGVTGVLVRTGKYLPQTHRDASGTPDRVIDSFADLPALLRDLRGSAQQQL